The sequence GAATGTGAACTCCTGTGAGTGACTACCTGTATCGTTTTGTAGAATTATCATTAAACATAGTCAGGTCATGagtggcggcacggtgacacagtggttagcactgctgcctcacggtgccgaggacccgggttcgatcccagtcccgggtcactgtccgtgtggaatttgcatattctctccatgtctgcgtgggtctcacccccgcaacccgaacatgtgcagggtaggtggattgattggccacgataaattgccccttaattcgaaaaaaaaaaagaatttggtactcaTAATCAATTAAACAAAACATAGTCAGGTCAATGTGTACCTAGCAGAGGGAATGTGCCTGGCTGAGGGCATACCAGCTCGTCACTGAGGGAACGTATGTGATGCAGAGGACCACAGCTAAGGACAGTAATAACAGACAAACGGTGAATTGATCTTTTGTTTGGATGCAATTGTCTGAACGACCTTTTAATTTTACTTTCTGTTCAGTCTCTACTGCACCACCTGCTCAGTATGGTTGTGTGTCCTGTGTCTGGTGCTGGAACACAAGGACCACAATTGCTGTGGCATCAGGAAACAGATTGCCGCACAGAAGAATGAGTTCCGAGAGATGCTGGGTACAGTAGAAGAGAATGAAAGAAAGTTCAGCAAAACGCAGGGGGACCTGGAGTTGCTCATAGACAAGCTGAACAGTGGCAAGTATAACATGGAAGAACTGATCAGAGCAAGGGTTACTGCTGCCATTGAAaaggtgaaggaggaggaggacaggctACTGAATGAGCTGAAGGAGCTTCACTCAGCCAGAATCCAGAAGCTGCAGGAAGATTTGATGAGAacagaaaatgttttaaaaagaatgtCTGCGAGCAAAAGCCTTGTGGCCCAGCTGCTTCGCTATGCTACAGAGCAGGAGGTCTTGGAGCTGCAAGGATCCATTAAATCAGCACTCACCAGCCTCCGGGAAGAGAAACCCCTGAATGTACAAATGGCGAACACAGTGATAGATTTTCAGGAGTGTTGGACTTATCCAGAGAAGATGCTGGGCAACCTGATCATCACGAAATGTGAGTAATCCCCTGAATTGCCCATGTGTCTCCTGTTTCCTTTCATTGGAAAGTTGTTAAAGGTATTTATATGCCTGAGTTCAACAGAGTATTTGCTGAGGATGCTGGTCCAAAACACGTTTGGTTTTGAGTCTCCCACCATGTCACCAACAGGAAGAGTCAGGAGGATACTCCCTTAGGTCACATGACTGGGGCATCATCCAACAGCCAGTCATGACTTGGCCTGATGTCCCTTTGAGGAGCATTTACCTCAATCTTTGCAGCTTCAGTAAGTGACCCAGACAACCTCTCCGTCCATTCCAGTAAGTGACCCAGACAGCCCCCTCTCCATTCTTGTAAGTGACCCTGACGCCTCCTTGTCCATTTAGTAAATGACCCCCCTGTCCattccagtgagtgacccagtcACTCCTGTCCATTTCAGTAAGTGACTCAGACACCTCTGCCCTGTCCATTCCTGTAAGTGACCCACATCCCCCCATCAATTCCAGTGACACAGATTACTCACTCCCATCCATTCCAGTAAGTGACCCAGACACTCACTCCCGTCCATTCCAGTAAATGGCCCAGACATCTCCATGTCCATTCCAGCAAAAAATGACCCAGACACCACCCGTCCATTGCGGTAATGACTCAGACACCCACCCTGTACAGGAGTGAGCAGTGTCTCTCAGCAACCACTCACCTCTTATCCATAGTGTTTGGCTTTCAGTTAAGGCTACAGTCTGAAGGTAACATAGACACTTAAGAGTAAGGTATCTGCTGGCGAAAAAAATCTAATGATCAATTGAGAAGAGTACAGCTGTGTGCATCCATTCTCAATCTATAGTTATTGTGCAAGAAACTTTATACTCCCAATGTTTGTGTGTTTTTACTTTGTGCTTCAGTTAGGTAACATGGTCCATTGCAAGAATGGTTTTGAATGAATTATATAATTAAATAGATATTAATCAGTTTGTTGATGTGTTTGTCTTGATTTATTAATATTATTGATACATCTGTTTAAACTATTCCTTTCCAGTGAGACCAGAAGCTGTTCCAGATGGGAAGATAAGATTGTCTGGACACAAGACACCTACATTGTATGTTAAAGAGGTGAATATATATCATTATTACAGAGTTTGGTGAAGAGCTGAATATTATTAGAGTTTGGTAAAGAGCTGAAtatatatcatagaattcctaaagcgcagtatgaggccattctgtccatcaagtctgcactgaccctccaaaagaacaacataccactcccccaccctatgcctgcaaccctgtaacctaaccatctttggacattcagagacaatttagcattgtccaatccaactaacctgtacacctttggactgtgggaggaaactggagcactcggaggaaacgcacgcagacacggggagaatgtacaaactccacatagtcacccaagaccggagtgaaacccaggtccctggtgttgtgaggcagcagtgcaaatcactgtgccactgtatcaTTATTACAGAGTATGTTAAATCAATGTTACACAATATGGTAAAGAGATGATTATATATCATTATTAGAATATATTATGTTATTTTGCAATATGGTCTTATAAAATAGATTTAAGAGTAGCAAAATTGGTGATTGCCTCTAACAGCAAAAAACAAGATGATGGCATTGTGGCACTGTCGCTGAAATAGTAATCCACAGGCTCTTTCTGAGACACAAGTCCAAATCCCACTGTGGTGgcgtttaaattcaattaacaaatAAAATCTGctattgaaagctagtctcagtaatagtgaccatatcatcaattgtcataaaaacctactTGTTCACGAATGcaatttagagaaggaaatctgccattttttATAGGATGTTGGCATCACTAATTAcccttttcagagggcagttaagaatctggagtcacatgtaagccagaccaagtaaggatggcagatttccttcccccccccccataaacttGTAATATGATTGAAGTGATCAGAGACAGTACATGGACCCAATCCTTACTGAAGAAAAACAAACCaaatgaagaaaaacaaaatatttcaaaACTTCTCAATAATTGGGAAGCCCTAACgctgcctcctcctccaatgcaCTTTGACCTGGAAAGGCTTTCCCATTTTTCTAAATTCAGAGTATCAaaatattttttctccaatttaggggcaattttgtgttgccaatccgcctaccttgcacaaattgtgggggtgagatccatgcagacatggggagaatgcacaaactccacacagacagtgacccggggccggtatcgaacccgggtccttggcaccgtgaggtaacagtgctaccactgtgccaccgtgccacctagcTGTCCCATTGTTGATGGAAGAAAATGCTGGTTCTCCATAGCTGGCTCTCTGGAAACTGACATTTTGGCCCAGAGTCTTGTACTCCCAGTTTtctatatttgttcatgggatatgggtgttgtTGACAAGACCcgaaattattgcccatccctaaccgaGTGTCATGataggcagttaagagtcaatggcattgcctgaagtcacatgtaggccagactgggtaaggatggtagatttcctttcctaattgGTGTtagtttttttacaacaatcaatgaatagttgccatggtcaccattactaagacCAGCTTTATATTTGATTTTTTAACTGagctcaaatttcaccagctgcgtggtgggacttgaacccgtgtccccagatcattagcctggattactagtccagtgacattggaCTGGATTTAACTCTCATTCCGCCGTGTGTTCTGCAGCGGCACAGGGCGGCTTGTCAGTGGCTGGCGGCAGGATCTTGTCCTGctgttgtcaacagggtttccagtTGAACTGTACCCCTTGTTGCCGCAAAACCTGTAGCGGGGATGCGCTGAAAGCGGGACCATATAATCCCTCCGGCATGAAGGCCAGAAAATCCGTCCATTATGACTATGTCGCCTTCGCCCCTGTAGATCATCCTTAAATGTGCTGATCTCAACAACAattacaacttgtatttatatcgtaGAAATGCTGCAggttgcttcacaggagcattatcaaactaagggcgtgatttaatggctaCGTTATGCCCGGTATGAATACGAGCGAGTCAGTTAGATCGCGGTAGAGTCTGAAATCGGGAACCGCGGCAGATGCCGATCGACTTCCAATCTAACGAGCCAGCTCCCATTGGCGAGAACCGCATCCTGCTGCGGCGTGGCGGGAAACCAACTATCACCAGTTAAAGTCAATCTTCATCCCATTAACAGGGAGGACCctctatctaatggcctcccatcaTCTAAGTGGCTCCCCAGAGAGCGATCATGCGGGCTCTGATTAGAACTGGATCACACAAACGTAGACCAGGCGTCatggcacctgggggtctcctgggccatcgggggggtcccttggtggtcagggatagggcagtgtgggccctggccctccccctggaatgtgagcaccttggcactcctAGAATGACACGATGGCACtaccacccaggcactgccaaggtgcttggATAGCACTGCAAATAGCCTGGTCACTGACTGACCAGGGTGCCAGTcagtgcctgagtggcactgccaagggtcaggacctGAGGGGGCCTgttcccatgaaaggagggtggaggccgGTATGAAtggcgggagggggtgcagggtcggtatgaaggggcctctgcaaggtggaggggtgaagggtggggttcCTGGAACGGGGGGACCCGAAAGAGTGTGTGGGAAGGTCTGAAAAGGGgtgccctcagcgaccccatagtggggtgccaTCATTTAGGAGGTGTAGGGCAGTGCTCATGTTTGTGTGGGTGACATTCCCCATGGACTCTCAAACAcactttgagattggggcaccctttcaaagtgggcctgatctctgaggagccagtccccagttcagctccccagtgatgaaaataattctaagtgtacGTGTAAGTTAAATCAGTGAGTAACCCCCCCAgcgcccaaaaaagtgactatggGTGCAGTTTTACCGCTGTGTCGCGTTTGAGCCAGAATGCGACCattagatgaaaatgaaaatcgcttattgtcacaagtaggcttcaaatgaagttactgtgaaaagctcctagtcgccacattctggcgcctgttcagggaggctggtacgggaattgaaccaagctgctggcctgccttggtctgctttataagccaccATGGTGCtgggagtggttcatgccgctccagcctccgtacgcggtgccaaagaggccggcccgccgatcggtgggtcccgatcgcgggtcagacaCCAtcgcaggtccccccccccttacaaTCCTCTCTTTACCCCCTTTCCTCCTGTTCTGCTCTTTTCCGCTCCCATCATCCCTCCAGAACTTCCCTACTTATTCCCATTTTCCTCATTTTCGACTTGCGCTCCCTGGGATTTGAAACCATTACTATGACGCATAATTTGTAAATTTTATATTGCCTTTGACTTTAGGAATGTGACATGATAAATGGAAAAGGCAAAAGGTGAGGTTTGGCTGTCAATACGGGGCCTGGGAAAGGTGAGGTTTGGCTGTCAATACGGGGCTGGGAAAGTTGCTGATTCCACATGAATGTTCTGTCCATAACACACTGAAACAATCGCCTATTTTTTCAGGACATGGAGCACACTTCTCGAAAATGCTGCGACAAAAGGAAACGAGATGCAGATACGGAAACACAACCTCCTACTAAACAGTGTGTGAAAGAGGAGGCAGGTaagagtgtagagggaacttCCAGCACTTCTTCCAACTATTGGGTCCACAGCCCTACCCCTCGCATAGAAAATGTCATTTCGTGCGTCGAGGATGATGGAAAGCAAACGGAATCCTTTGTTCCAGATACAATAGGTAAGCTGACATTCTTAACCTTTTTAGAAATACCATCAATAAAGTGATTCCACATTCTTTCCTCCAATCTTATTTACTTTTGGGTGATTTTTACAATATTTCTTCATGAAAAAAGGAGCTTACATTTATAACAGTCCATGTCACAGGATGTTTTGATACACCACACAGTGAATtagggttttttttaaagtatttttttattctccttttttacattttctcccaaaattacacccaacaataatcagtaacgaatataatgtcaatccccatatcaataacaacgatcccatcttcccacaaaaccccaaacattggcccgcatgttaacgtaAACAAATGACTCCAAGGAATCAGgaacacccatagtcaccatcaacaaaTACAGTCCgtctcctcccagcccccaacccccctaatgttcgatgtgatccaattctcgaaagtgcgtaatgaataacggccatgaattgtagaacccttccatccttctcctcagttcaaatttcaccttttcaagcgttaagaattccagcaggtcccccccgccacaccagggcacaaggtggagaatctctccaccctaacaggatctgccttcgagcgatcaacgaggcgaagtctacaacatctgcctccgtgcccatttccaaccccggctggtccgacaccccgaatatggcctcccgagggcccgggtccagtttcacgtgcaccactttagagattaccctaaacacctccttccagtaatcctccagctttggacaggaccaaaacatatgaacgtggtttgtgggacctctcccgcaacgttcacacacatcttctaccccgtcaaagagccgactcatcctcgcccttgtaaggtgcgctctatgcaccaccttcaactgtatcagccccaacctcgcacacgaggtggaggcgttcactctccggagcacctcacaccagaacccctcctccatactctcccaactcttcctcccactttgctttgatcccttctagtggtgccttctccaaagtagccccgtaaaccgccgatactacccccttttccagtccgtctgtcgtcagcacctcctccagcaatgtggaagccggctctactgcgaagccctgtatctcctttctggcaaagtcttgaacctgcatgtatctaaatatttccccctcctTCAGCCCAtacttctctcccagctccttcaatcccgcaaaatgacccacaagaaacaaatcttttagtttacgggcagcacggtagcatggtggttagcataaatgcttcacagctccagggtcccaggttcggttcccggctgggtcactgtctgtgtggagtctgcgtgggtttgagtggggtgatcatggctcggcacaacattgagggccgaagggcctgttctgtgctgtactgttctatgttctatgttctaattcctttctcctcccatctctgaaaatgtccatcccacttccctgactcaaatctatggttcccccgaattggcatttcccttgaccctgcccccaacccgaagtgctgttgaaactgcctccaaattctcaacaaagctattactaccggactccctgagtatctccccggggccgtcgggagcggcgttgtcgctagcgccttcaatcctgaccccctacctAAATtcccctccattctgacccattgggagtcaacccatctgacccagctctgtaccttctccacattcactgcccaataataattaaggcatggatcggtacttgggactacgatgtggtggccatctcggaaacttggatagaagaggggcagaaatggttgttggcggtccctggttatagatgtttcaacaagattagggaggatggtaaaaggggtggggggggtggcattgttaattagagatagtataacagctgcaaaaAGGCAGTTataggaggatctgcctactgaggtaatatgggttgaagtcagaaataggaaaggagcagtcaccttgttgggaattttctataggccacctatatggagatgtggaggaacagattttggaaaggtgcagaagtcacaaggtagtagtcatgggtgacttcaacttcccaaacattgagtggaaactctttagatcaaatagtttggatggggtggtgtttgtgcagtgtgtccaggaagcttttctaacacagtatgtagattgtccgaccagaggggaggccatattggatttggtacttggtaatgaaccagggcaggtgatagatttgttagtgggggagcattttggagggagtgaccacaattctgtgactttcactttagtaatggagagggataggtgcgtgcaacaggtcaaggtttacaattgggggaagggtaaatacaatgctgtcagacaagaattgaagtgcataagttgggaacataggctgtcagggaaggacacaagtgaaatgtggaatttgttcaaggaacagcttctgcgtgtctttgatatgtatgcccctgtcaggcaaggaagagatggtcgagtgagggaaccatggttgacaagagaggttgaatgtcttgttaagaggaagaaggagacttatgtaaggctgaggatacaaggttcagacagggcgctggagggatacaagatagccaggagggaactgaagaaagggattaggagagctaagagagggcatgaaaaatctttggcaggtaggatcaaggaaaaccccaagtccttttacacatatgtgagaaatatgagaatgacaagagcgagggtaggttcgatcaaggacagtagcgggagattgtgtattgagtctgaagagataggagaggtcttgaacaagtacttttcttcagtatttacaaacgagaggggccatattgttggaaaggacagtgtgaaacagactggtaagctcgaggagatacttgttaggaaggaagatgtgttgggcgttttgaaaaacttgaggatagacaagtcccccgggcctgacgggatatacccaaggattctatgggaagcaagaaatgaaattgcagagccgttggcaatgatcttttcgtcctcgctgtcaacaggggtggtaccagaggattggagagcggcaaatgtcgtgcccctgttcaaaaaagggaatagggataaccctgggaattgcaggccagttagtcttacttcggtggtatgcaaagtaatggaaagggtactgagggataggatttctgagcatctggaaagacactgcttgattagggatagtcagcacggatttgtgaggggtaggtcttgccttacaagtcttattgacttctttgaggaggtgaccaagcatgtggatgaaggtaaagcagtggatgtagtgtacatggattttagtgaggcatttgataaggttccccatggtaggcttatgcagaaagtaaggaggcatgggatagtgggaaatttggccagttggataacgaactggctaaccgatagaaatcagagagtggtggtggatggcaaatattcagcctggagcccagttaccagtggcgtaccgcagggatcagttctgggtcctctgctgtttgtgattttcattaacgacttggatgagggagttgaagggtgggtcagtaaatttgcagatgatacgaagattagtggagttgtggatagtgaggagggctgttgtcagctgcaaagggacatagataggatacagagctgggctgagaagtggcagatggagtttaaccctgactagtgtgaggttgtccattttggaaggacaaatatgaatgcggaatacagggttaacggtagggttctttgcaatgtagaggagcagagagatcttggggtctatgttcatagacctttgaaagttgccactcaagtggatagagctgtgaagaaggcctatggtgtgctagcgttcattagcagagggattgaatttaagagccgtgaggtgatgatgcagctgtataaaaccttggtcaggccacatttggagtactg comes from Scyliorhinus canicula chromosome 1, sScyCan1.1, whole genome shotgun sequence and encodes:
- the LOC119964261 gene encoding protein PML-like: MATGSEVKVEEYFQCLICNQPVTKPKLLLCLHTFCEDCVQKEYHGRGVKCPICGMMTNEDLTTLKDNVFVANLQKKVKKQQQILASNELRCVSCEDSASPEFMCLECDKLLCTKCLHTHQVLMTDHKKYVQTLGTLRKLDSDEFLKILRRPKHLFCSTHDDQQLSLYCTTCSVWLCVLCLVLEHKDHNCCGIRKQIAAQKNEFREMLGTVEENERKFSKTQGDLELLIDKLNSGKYNMEELIRARVTAAIEKVKEEEDRLLNELKELHSARIQKLQEDLMRTENVLKRMSASKSLVAQLLRYATEQEVLELQGSIKSALTSLREEKPLNVQMANTVIDFQECWTYPEKMLGNLIITKLRPEAVPDGKIRLSGHKTPTLYVKEDMEHTSRKCCDKRKRDADTETQPPTKQCVKEEAGKSVEGTSSTSSNYWVHSPTPRIENVISCVEDDGKQTESFVPDTIEGIEDTSATKYVVKMFGKLVGEGGLHKTPQDGSGPQIAAPEAERRGSATGVELIQIDSENSN